In the genome of Sulfurimonas sp., the window TTCATTTAATGTAGCCAAATGTGTCTCTGGAGTCACAATTTCAACTGCATCACTATTAAGATCACTCCCTTTTACTTCACATGGACCAGCAAAGCTATAGTTTACTTCAGCTTCCGTCGCTCCATTTAATAACTTAAAGCGAATATCTTTAAGGTTTAAAATGAAGTCCGAAATATCTTCAAGCATACCACGTACTGAGTCAAACTCATGTCTAGCACCCTCAATTTTAATAGCTATTGGAGCATAACCAACTGAGCTACTTAATAAAAAACGGCGAAGTGGGTGAGCTAAAGAGATAGCATACCCTGTTTCAAAAGGGAACGCTATAATGTTAGCTTCATTCTCACTAATCTGTTCTACCTCAAATTCTTGAGGAGCAAGTGGAGTAGTTTTAATTTTTTTCATTCTCAAACGCCTTTGTTTTAATTATTATTTCGAGTAAAGTTCAACGATTAAACGTTCTTCAACTGGAATAACAACCTCTTCACGTTCTGGTAAACGAGTAAAAATACCAAATACCTTCTCAGCATCGATATCAACCCATGGAGCTAAACCAGTTTGGTTTGTAAGTTCCAAAGCGCGAACAACTTGTACGTTTTTCTTGCTTGATTCACGAACTTCAATTTTTTGACCTGGTTTTACACGGTAAGAAGGGATATCCACTTTTTTACCATCAACAAGTAAGTGACCATGTGTCACTAATTGGCGTGCGAAACGACGTGTTGAAGCAAATCCCATACGATATACTACGTTATCAAGTCTTTGCTCGATAAGAGTAACAAGGTTCGTACCTGTATTTCCTTCACGACGTTTTGCTTCTACGAATAATGCACGGAATTGTTTCTCAGAAACACCATACATGAATTTCGCTTTTTGCTTTTCATTGAGTTGTAAACCATACTCAGAAACTTTTTTACGACGTTGACCATGTTGACCTGGACCATATGGACGCTTGTCAATTGCAGATTTTCCTGCTAAACGACGCTCACCTTTTAGGTTAAGGCTTACACCAAATCTTCTTTCGATTTTTTCTACTGGACCTCTATATCTTGCCATCAGTAATCTCCTTAAACTCTACGACGCTTAGGTGCGCGACAACCGTTGTGTGGTAATGGAGTAACGTCTTTCATAAATGTAACACGAATTCCCTCAATTGCACCAACTGATTTTACTGCAGTCTCACGACCACTACCTGGACCTTGTACTTTAATTCCAAGCTCTTTGATACCATGTACTTGTGCTTTTTCAACAGCAGCTTCAACAGCAGCTTGAGCAGCGAACGGAGTAGATTTTTTAGAACCTTTGAATCCTAAAGAACCAGCAGAACTCCAAGCAATCATGTTACCCATCTCATCTGTGATAGTCACTAAAGTGTTATTAAACGATGCTGCGATATGACAGATACCACGAGCAATATTTTTCTTTACTACTTTTTTTCTAACAGCTTTTCTTTTTGCCATAA includes:
- the rpsD gene encoding 30S ribosomal protein S4 produces the protein MARYRGPVEKIERRFGVSLNLKGERRLAGKSAIDKRPYGPGQHGQRRKKVSEYGLQLNEKQKAKFMYGVSEKQFRALFVEAKRREGNTGTNLVTLIEQRLDNVVYRMGFASTRRFARQLVTHGHLLVDGKKVDIPSYRVKPGQKIEVRESSKKNVQVVRALELTNQTGLAPWVDIDAEKVFGIFTRLPEREEVVIPVEERLIVELYSK
- the rpsK gene encoding 30S ribosomal protein S11, whose product is MAKRKAVRKKVVKKNIARGICHIAASFNNTLVTITDEMGNMIAWSSAGSLGFKGSKKSTPFAAQAAVEAAVEKAQVHGIKELGIKVQGPGSGRETAVKSVGAIEGIRVTFMKDVTPLPHNGCRAPKRRRV